TCCGGTTCCATCCTGCTGTACCTGGCCGAGAAGTTCGGTCATTTTATTCCGCAGGATATTGCCGGGCGCACCGAGTGCCTGAACTGGCTGTTCTGGCAGATGGGCAGTGGGCCTTTGCTTGGTGGCGGCTTCGGCCATTTCTACGCCTATGCGCCGGAAAAGTTCGAATACCCGATCAATCGCTACACCATGGAAGTCAAACGTCAGCTGGACGTGCTCAACCGGCAACTGGCCGACAATCACTACATCGCCGGAGAGCAGTACAGCATCGCCGACATGGCGATCTGGCCCTGGTACGGTGGTGTGGCGACCAACCAAGTATACGAGGCTGCGGAATTCCTCGAAGCGCACAACTACACCCATGTACTGCGTTGGGCAGAGGAGGTCGGGCAACGTCCGGCAGTGCAGCGTGGCCGTCAGGTCAACCGCACCTGGGGCGAGCTGGATGAGCAGGTGCCGGAGCGGCATTCAGCCAGTGATTTCGATCACTGAGACTGAGCGATCCCAGGTTTCTCAGAACCGTTCCAGCTGCATCTCCTGCAAGCGACTCAGGGTGCGGCGGAACGGGAAGGTCAGGGCGCCTTCGGTGTAGAGTTCGGCCAGGGGCACTGCCGCTTCGATATACAGCGGCACTCGACGGTCGTAGCATTCATCGACCAAGGCAATGAGGCGGCGCACGCTGTCATCCTGTTTTGACAAGGGTGCCAGCACCCGATCGCCGGTGGCCACCTGTTCCGCGGCATCTTCGGTGCCCCGAGCAATCTTCGCTTCCCGCTGCGCGCTGCTCAGTTCGGGTACGTCGCCGAGCAGGATTACCGGGTAGCGGTCGCACAACGCCATGAAGTCGCTGGCGGCCAGCGGCTGGTTGCAGAGTTCGGCAAAGCTGAACCAGATGGCGTGGTCGCAATATTGAATGGGCCGTACTTGCTGGTGGTTGAGCTGAACCGGCTCGCTGAATACTGCACTGCCGTCACAGAGCTGCTCAAACACCCCCGCCAGAGACTTGGTATCGCATACCCAATAACGTTGGTGCCGCTGCCCCGGATGCAGCCGGTGGTCCTGGCCGCCATCCACATCCAGCACCTGCATATGGCTTTCGATCGCGGCAATGGCCGGCAGCAGGCGTTCGCGGTTGTGGCCATCTTCATATAATTGCTCGGGCGGCTGGTTGGAGGTGGCAACCAGCACCATGCCTTCGGCAAACATGGTCAGGAACAGCCGGCTGAGGATGCTGGCGTCGCCGATATCGCTGATGAACAGCTCGTCAAAACACAGCACGCGTACTTCTGCAGCCAGTTCGCGGGCGATGACAGTCAGTGGGTCGGCGGTACCGGTGAGCTGGAACAGACGGCGATGCACCCACTGCATGAAATGATGAAAGTGCTGACGCCGGCTGGGTACGCGAAGGCTGTCATGAAAACTGTCCATCAGCCAGGTCTTGCCCCGGCCCACCGGGCCCCAGAGATAGACGCCTTGAGCTGATTGCTCGCCGTTGCTGTGCAATGCCTGAAAGCAGTTTTCCAGATGCTGGACGGCGGCTTGCTGAGCGGAATCCGGGATAAAGCCTTGCTGGTCGAGAGCCTGTTGATACAGCGCCATGGGAGATTGCTTTGTCATGCGGGGAGTTTACCAGCAACAGCAGCCTGGCTGGACTGCGTCATGGTGTGGTTGGCGACAGCCAGATAGCGGGAGAGCAACATTGATGCCCGATGCCCTCGATAATATGCAGTCGTGCGCCGGGAATATCCCGAACCGCCTCGGCGAATAGCTGGGGTGGAACCTTTGCATCTTGTGCGCCGAAGTAGAAATGCCGCTCGCGGTCCGCGCGCCAGGAATCAATCTCTGCCGGATTGACT
Above is a genomic segment from Halopseudomonas litoralis containing:
- the yghU gene encoding glutathione-dependent disulfide-bond oxidoreductase gives rise to the protein MSNDTYVPPRVWTWDKDNGGKFASINRPIAGPTHDRELPRGEHPLQLYSLATPNGVKVNIMLEELVELGIAEAEYDAWLIRISEGDQFGSGFVDINPNSKIPALLDTSVNPPLRVFESGSILLYLAEKFGHFIPQDIAGRTECLNWLFWQMGSGPLLGGGFGHFYAYAPEKFEYPINRYTMEVKRQLDVLNRQLADNHYIAGEQYSIADMAIWPWYGGVATNQVYEAAEFLEAHNYTHVLRWAEEVGQRPAVQRGRQVNRTWGELDEQVPERHSASDFDH
- the zapE gene encoding cell division protein ZapE; translated protein: MTKQSPMALYQQALDQQGFIPDSAQQAAVQHLENCFQALHSNGEQSAQGVYLWGPVGRGKTWLMDSFHDSLRVPSRRQHFHHFMQWVHRRLFQLTGTADPLTVIARELAAEVRVLCFDELFISDIGDASILSRLFLTMFAEGMVLVATSNQPPEQLYEDGHNRERLLPAIAAIESHMQVLDVDGGQDHRLHPGQRHQRYWVCDTKSLAGVFEQLCDGSAVFSEPVQLNHQQVRPIQYCDHAIWFSFAELCNQPLAASDFMALCDRYPVILLGDVPELSSAQREAKIARGTEDAAEQVATGDRVLAPLSKQDDSVRRLIALVDECYDRRVPLYIEAAVPLAELYTEGALTFPFRRTLSRLQEMQLERF